A window of the Dehalococcoidales bacterium genome harbors these coding sequences:
- a CDS encoding ATP-dependent 6-phosphofructokinase, protein MMNGKKKIGILTGGGDCPGLNAAIRAVTKAAIRDGHEVIGIQHGWKGFLDGEYNPLDRIKTSGIIDRGGTILGTSRLSPFYVENGVDKVLSEFKRLELDALVVLGGEGTLSATNRMSKLGMPVIGIPKTIDNDVRGTDFTIGFQTAVQIATDALDRLRSHAESHHRVMLLEVMGRNAGWIAVYSGMANGADAILIPEIPLDKGRLDDLCQMLITRSKRGATFSIVVVAEGTVLEGRTVEKVVFDKSKDSEERLLCGVASVLEEIIARETGLETRVSSLGYVQRGGTPVAYDRSLATAFGVKAVELINAGKYGEMTALRGNRITSFPLEWVADAIKTVNLNIYHVAEKFFG, encoded by the coding sequence ATGATGAACGGGAAAAAGAAAATCGGCATTCTTACCGGCGGCGGTGATTGCCCGGGACTGAACGCTGCCATCAGGGCGGTGACCAAGGCGGCAATCCGGGACGGTCACGAGGTGATTGGAATTCAACACGGCTGGAAGGGTTTCCTGGATGGTGAATATAATCCTCTGGACCGCATTAAGACCTCAGGAATCATTGACCGGGGGGGGACAATCCTGGGGACTTCAAGGTTAAGCCCCTTTTATGTGGAAAACGGCGTCGATAAGGTTCTTTCTGAATTTAAGCGACTGGAATTAGATGCGCTGGTGGTCTTGGGGGGTGAAGGCACCCTCTCGGCGACCAATCGGATGTCAAAGCTGGGTATGCCGGTGATAGGAATACCCAAGACCATTGATAATGATGTCAGAGGTACGGATTTCACGATAGGATTCCAGACGGCTGTACAGATCGCCACTGATGCCCTGGACAGACTCCGTTCCCATGCGGAGAGTCATCATCGGGTGATGCTTCTGGAAGTAATGGGGCGGAATGCCGGCTGGATTGCCGTTTACTCCGGCATGGCTAACGGGGCAGACGCTATCTTGATCCCGGAAATTCCTCTGGATAAAGGCAGATTGGACGACCTCTGCCAGATGTTGATAACAAGAAGCAAGCGGGGAGCAACCTTCAGTATTGTCGTCGTGGCGGAAGGGACCGTACTGGAAGGAAGGACGGTAGAAAAGGTCGTCTTCGATAAATCGAAAGATTCCGAGGAACGTTTACTGTGTGGAGTAGCCAGCGTCCTGGAGGAGATTATTGCCCGGGAAACCGGGCTGGAGACCAGGGTTTCTTCTCTGGGCTATGTGCAGCGCGGAGGCACTCCCGTGGCCTATGACCGCAGCCTGGCTACCGCTTTTGGCGTTAAAGCGGTTGAGCTTATCAATGCCGGAAAATACGGAGAGATGACGGCACTAAGAGGGAACAGAATTACCAGTTTTCCCCTGGAATGGGTAGCTGACGCCATAAAAACGGTAAATCTCAATATCTACCATGTCGCTGAGAAGTTTTTCGGCTAG
- a CDS encoding lysophospholipase → MKHLQGKFSGYGNLDIHYQCWLPAGKPKALLVVVHGLAEHSGRYAGLARYFTARDYAVYSFDHRGHGKSEGQQGHVERFRHYLNDLNTFLKTVPDNNHNARVFLIGHSMGGMIAAIYAIHHQQEFAGLVLSGATISLASNPSLMITAAANLLSLLSPKTGVTLIDASAISRDTTVVDSYVNDPLVYRGKISARLGTELMKMIRKLPQQMPEINLPALIMHGTADRLSDPKGSEMLHQRISSRDKTLTLYDGFYHEIFNEPGHEQVFADIENWLAARL, encoded by the coding sequence GTGAAGCACCTGCAAGGCAAATTTAGTGGTTACGGAAACCTTGACATCCACTACCAGTGCTGGCTGCCCGCCGGTAAGCCGAAGGCGCTACTGGTTGTCGTTCACGGACTAGCTGAGCACAGCGGGCGCTATGCCGGTCTGGCCCGCTACTTTACCGCCAGAGATTACGCTGTCTACAGCTTCGACCACCGTGGTCACGGTAAATCGGAGGGACAACAGGGACACGTCGAGCGGTTCCGGCACTATCTTAATGACCTCAATACCTTTCTCAAGACAGTGCCCGACAACAATCATAACGCCCGAGTTTTCCTTATTGGCCACAGTATGGGGGGAATGATTGCCGCCATCTACGCTATCCACCACCAGCAAGAATTTGCCGGACTGGTTCTCTCCGGCGCCACCATCAGTTTAGCCAGCAATCCCTCATTAATGATTACTGCCGCCGCCAACCTTCTTTCACTATTATCGCCGAAAACAGGCGTCACACTGATTGACGCGTCTGCCATCAGCAGGGATACCACAGTCGTGGACAGCTATGTAAACGACCCCCTGGTATACCGTGGGAAAATCAGCGCCCGGCTGGGTACTGAACTCATGAAGATGATACGCAAGCTACCACAGCAAATGCCGGAGATAAACCTGCCCGCCCTGATTATGCACGGGACCGCTGACCGTTTATCTGACCCGAAAGGTAGTGAGATGTTGCATCAGCGTATCAGTTCACGGGACAAGACCCTGACACTATATGATGGCTTCTACCACGAGATTTTCAATGAGCCGGGGCATGAGCAGGTATTTGCCGACATTGAGAACTGGTTGGCCGCCCGTCTCTGA
- a CDS encoding divergent PAP2 family protein, with protein MIVPLAAWAIAQILKAFILSLRDKQLNLSYLFSMGGMPSAHATLVCALSTTVGLMHGIDSTIFAFTVILAAIVMYDAAGLRQEISAQAAIINSMIAELFTGKPAFEQHLRELIGHTKVEVLAGAALGISVAWLWT; from the coding sequence CTGATAGTCCCCCTGGCTGCCTGGGCTATCGCCCAGATACTTAAAGCGTTCATCTTATCGCTACGCGATAAACAGTTGAACCTGTCTTACCTGTTCAGTATGGGAGGAATGCCGAGCGCGCACGCGACACTGGTCTGCGCTCTATCCACCACAGTAGGTCTGATGCACGGTATCGACTCGACGATTTTTGCTTTCACCGTCATCCTGGCGGCAATAGTGATGTATGACGCTGCCGGACTACGCCAGGAAATAAGCGCCCAGGCGGCTATTATTAACAGCATGATAGCCGAGCTTTTCACAGGAAAACCGGCGTTTGAACAGCACCTGCGAGAACTGATAGGCCATACCAAAGTGGAGGTACTGGCCGGGGCGGCACTGGGTATTTCCGTTGCCTGGCTTTGGACTTGA
- a CDS encoding peptidylprolyl isomerase yields MQIDTSKQYTATIETEKGDLVLELFAGDVPVTVNNFVFLAREGFYDGVTFHRVIPGFMAQGGDPTGTGMGGPGYKFEDEFTAHTHGTGTLSMANAGANTNGSQFFITYAPQPHLNGKHSVFGQLTGGMDVLTQIKSGDKIIRITIEEK; encoded by the coding sequence ATGCAAATTGATACCAGCAAACAATACACGGCTACCATTGAGACGGAAAAGGGTGACCTGGTACTGGAGCTGTTCGCTGGAGACGTTCCGGTAACGGTTAATAATTTTGTTTTCCTCGCCCGCGAGGGTTTCTATGACGGCGTCACCTTCCACCGCGTCATCCCCGGCTTCATGGCCCAGGGTGGAGACCCCACCGGAACCGGCATGGGCGGCCCCGGCTACAAATTTGAAGACGAATTTACCGCGCACACCCACGGCACCGGAACGCTATCAATGGCCAACGCCGGCGCTAACACGAATGGTTCCCAGTTTTTCATCACCTACGCTCCCCAGCCCCATCTTAACGGAAAACACTCGGTGTTCGGCCAGCTAACCGGGGGGATGGATGTCCTCACACAAATCAAGTCGGGTGATAAAATAATACGAATAACCATAGAGGAAAAATAA
- a CDS encoding ribonuclease H-like domain-containing protein: MDVNLNVASNQVDSERRKRVQFSKGRETQAILMFDAYLDIETTGLSAVYDVITVIGIHRDDGNTSAMIQLVGDDVTGPNLIRALENVCTIYTYNGSRFDLPFIQTFLSVDLTEHYSHHDLMYDCWRMNLYGGFKAVEQKLGIPRRLKGIGGYDAVRLWREYRNGGDRRALALLLQYNKEDVVNLKALRESL; encoded by the coding sequence ATGGACGTCAACCTCAATGTGGCAAGTAATCAGGTAGACAGCGAAAGAAGAAAAAGGGTACAATTTTCAAAGGGAAGGGAAACGCAGGCAATACTGATGTTCGATGCTTACCTGGATATCGAGACTACCGGGCTGTCCGCCGTATACGATGTCATTACCGTCATCGGTATTCACCGTGATGACGGTAATACCAGCGCTATGATTCAACTGGTTGGAGACGACGTTACCGGGCCGAATCTCATCAGGGCGCTGGAGAATGTTTGCACCATCTACACCTACAACGGGAGCCGGTTTGACCTTCCCTTCATACAGACTTTCTTAAGCGTGGATTTAACCGAGCATTACTCCCACCACGACCTGATGTATGATTGCTGGAGAATGAACCTTTACGGCGGTTTCAAGGCAGTTGAGCAAAAGCTGGGTATTCCCAGACGGCTGAAGGGGATCGGGGGCTATGATGCAGTGAGGCTGTGGCGGGAGTACCGGAATGGCGGTGACCGGCGTGCCCTGGCGCTGCTCCTGCAATATAACAAAGAAGATGTCGTGAACCTGAAAGCCTTAAGAGAGAGTCTGTAA
- a CDS encoding cyclase family protein yields the protein MRVINLTMPLYEDMSDGYGHSAFKGHPLWPQAFRMDKVRSYEDGAEFFVFNIFCAQGTRMILPSYQAQYKDDPRRLHNVDLNKLVLRDGVIIDIPKEADGIVEVEELEAAFNKAPVKKGDALLLRTGWGDDERYLKIGHDYRENSPHFTTATAARLLDLLEQNGSDLWLYDVGYVGGLNKKTGETTRGFSIRAGLTAIGGLVNCGAIKQPRVKLSIQPLMVKGAHMGPCSVAAIED from the coding sequence ATGAGGGTAATCAACCTGACAATGCCGCTATATGAAGATATGTCCGACGGGTACGGGCATTCAGCTTTCAAGGGCCATCCCTTGTGGCCGCAAGCGTTCAGAATGGACAAGGTACGCTCGTATGAAGATGGCGCCGAGTTTTTCGTTTTCAATATCTTCTGCGCTCAGGGCACCAGGATGATCCTGCCCAGTTACCAGGCACAGTACAAGGATGACCCCAGGAGACTGCATAATGTTGACCTGAATAAACTGGTGCTGCGGGATGGTGTCATCATTGATATTCCCAAGGAAGCGGATGGAATCGTGGAGGTAGAAGAGCTGGAGGCGGCTTTTAACAAAGCGCCGGTGAAAAAGGGAGACGCTTTGTTACTGCGTACCGGCTGGGGTGATGACGAACGTTACCTGAAGATAGGGCATGATTACCGGGAAAACAGCCCCCATTTCACCACGGCCACGGCAGCCAGGCTCCTGGACCTGCTGGAGCAGAACGGCAGCGACCTGTGGTTATACGATGTCGGCTATGTGGGCGGACTGAACAAGAAGACCGGGGAAACCACGAGGGGTTTCAGCATACGTGCCGGACTGACGGCGATAGGGGGACTGGTCAACTGCGGCGCTATCAAGCAGCCGCGGGTAAAGTTATCTATCCAGCCGCTTATGGTAAAAGGCGCTCATATGGGCCCGTGCAGTGTCGCCGCTATTGAAGACTAG
- a CDS encoding S41 family peptidase, whose protein sequence is MSKKRRTILITLLLVTGLVLSFGAGCVLGVTTSSADRLGLDVVTEAWDIIFNDYVDRDRLDASALSGAAIKGIIEEIDDPYSSYLNAETYQLSSSDLQGKFDGIGAHVGIRDGQLMIIAPIPGSPAASGGIKPGDIILEIDGSPASEMSLEEAVLHIRGPRGTSVTLLIQHQGDTSPEEITIVRAEIEITSVSFEMKGDIGYISINHFSRRTDEELSPALKSVSDEGATGLILDVRSNPGGLLEEVVDVASHFLKEGIVVYVVDNQGNRTSYSVKRANVTTELPVVVLTDNFSASGSEVLAGALQDYGRATIAGVTTYGKGSVNTLNRLKDGSALYITTARWLTPNERLIEGKGIAPDYKIDLEGDEAVQWAIDYLKGRRE, encoded by the coding sequence ATGTCAAAAAAAAGAAGAACCATACTGATAACTCTGCTACTGGTGACGGGGCTTGTCCTGTCTTTTGGCGCCGGTTGTGTTCTGGGCGTTACTACCTCTTCAGCGGACAGGTTGGGGCTGGATGTCGTGACCGAAGCCTGGGATATTATTTTTAATGATTACGTGGACAGGGACAGACTTGATGCCAGTGCCCTGAGCGGAGCCGCGATTAAGGGTATCATCGAGGAGATAGATGACCCGTATTCGTCTTACCTGAACGCTGAGACCTACCAGTTGAGCTCCAGTGACCTGCAGGGAAAGTTTGATGGTATCGGTGCTCATGTCGGTATCAGGGATGGGCAGTTGATGATTATCGCGCCTATTCCCGGCTCACCGGCTGCCAGCGGAGGCATCAAGCCGGGTGACATAATACTGGAAATTGACGGTAGCCCTGCATCAGAGATGAGCCTGGAAGAGGCGGTGCTGCATATTCGCGGCCCCAGGGGGACATCGGTAACACTTCTTATTCAGCACCAGGGCGATACCAGCCCCGAGGAAATTACCATAGTTAGAGCTGAAATAGAGATAACCAGCGTCTCCTTTGAGATGAAAGGGGATATCGGCTATATCAGTATTAACCATTTTTCCAGGCGTACTGATGAAGAGTTATCCCCGGCGCTTAAAAGTGTCAGTGATGAGGGGGCAACCGGACTCATTCTTGACGTGCGCAGTAATCCCGGCGGCTTACTGGAGGAGGTGGTTGATGTTGCCAGCCACTTCCTGAAAGAAGGAATTGTGGTCTATGTGGTAGATAATCAGGGGAACCGGACTTCTTATTCGGTTAAGCGCGCGAATGTAACTACGGAATTGCCTGTGGTGGTACTGACGGATAACTTCTCCGCCAGTGGCAGCGAGGTGCTGGCCGGGGCTTTACAGGATTACGGCCGCGCCACAATAGCCGGCGTCACCACCTACGGTAAGGGCAGCGTCAACACCCTGAACCGCCTGAAAGATGGTTCGGCGTTGTACATTACCACAGCCCGTTGGCTTACTCCCAATGAACGTCTGATTGAAGGAAAGGGGATAGCCCCGGATTACAAGATTGACCTTGAGGGAGATGAAGCTGTTCAGTGGGCTATCGACTATTTGAAGGGCAGGCGAGAGTAA
- a CDS encoding IS6 family transposase, producing MSSGVVCKYCQSENVRKYGKYKETQYYYCNICERKFSNPGAIPKMQYSTSKVADAISMYFEGMSLKEIRRNFIQQHNDYISDVTVLNWVNRFTDLAVKESEKHNPNVGSIWVADETVLDIDGKNIWLWDIIDAKTRFLIATHMSFTRTSNDAEQLMKQSYERTGKIPRVIYTDKLRAYLEGIERVFGADTRHAQGGPFDIEDNTNAIERFHGTLKSRTKVMRGLHTVESAKKYLDGWLVHYNFFRPHMSLKDSTPARAAGIKFPHRNWKDVCEQPFRITARIPMREAEILPDDAPVTKAIRKVVKRKKLLVRRKREEPMTSVLQIRSR from the coding sequence ATGAGTAGTGGAGTAGTCTGTAAATACTGTCAATCCGAGAACGTTCGCAAATACGGCAAGTACAAAGAGACTCAATATTACTACTGCAATATCTGCGAGCGTAAGTTCTCCAATCCTGGCGCGATTCCCAAGATGCAGTATTCTACTTCCAAAGTCGCCGATGCTATCTCCATGTACTTTGAGGGAATGAGCCTGAAAGAGATACGACGGAACTTTATCCAGCAACACAACGACTATATATCAGACGTGACCGTGTTGAACTGGGTAAACCGATTTACCGACCTAGCTGTGAAGGAATCTGAGAAGCACAATCCCAACGTAGGCTCAATTTGGGTAGCTGATGAAACAGTTTTGGATATAGACGGTAAGAACATTTGGCTATGGGATATCATAGACGCTAAGACCAGATTCCTGATTGCTACCCATATGTCATTCACCAGAACGTCTAACGATGCTGAACAACTAATGAAGCAGTCATACGAGCGAACAGGTAAAATCCCCCGTGTTATCTACACGGATAAGTTGAGAGCTTACTTGGAGGGGATAGAGCGTGTGTTTGGTGCAGATACCAGACATGCCCAAGGCGGGCCGTTTGACATTGAGGACAATACAAACGCTATTGAGAGGTTTCATGGTACGCTCAAGTCCAGAACTAAGGTCATGCGTGGGTTACACACGGTAGAATCTGCTAAAAAGTATCTGGACGGTTGGCTGGTGCATTACAACTTCTTTAGACCACATATGAGCCTGAAAGACAGCACTCCGGCTAGGGCAGCTGGTATTAAGTTCCCACATAGGAACTGGAAAGACGTGTGCGAACAGCCGTTTAGGATAACAGCTAGAATACCTATGAGGGAAGCCGAGATACTACCTGATGATGCACCTGTTACTAAAGCAATTCGTAAGGTAGTAAAGCGTAAGAAGCTACTTGTCAGACGGAAGCGGGAAGAGCCAATGACAAGTGTATTACAGATAAGGAGTAGGTGA
- a CDS encoding cupin domain-containing protein, translating into MAKVGDTQQGIARMAREVDEEWQKSRVVRKSEELKFETNETGTTAQVINNKLGFSNKQISSFIREIPVGWKSGKHKHNMEAIIMIIQGEGYTVVDGTKHEWKKGDVISVPPMTVHQHFNTGKTEAARFFAVTTIPLMVNIGSFVAEQLENAGKI; encoded by the coding sequence ATGGCGAAAGTTGGAGACACGCAACAGGGTATCGCCCGGATGGCCCGCGAGGTAGACGAAGAATGGCAGAAGTCACGCGTGGTGAGGAAAAGCGAGGAACTGAAGTTCGAGACCAACGAAACAGGCACTACCGCCCAGGTGATAAATAACAAACTGGGCTTCTCCAATAAACAGATTAGCTCCTTCATCCGCGAGATACCCGTCGGCTGGAAGAGCGGCAAGCACAAGCACAACATGGAAGCCATCATCATGATTATCCAGGGCGAAGGTTACACGGTAGTCGACGGTACCAAACACGAATGGAAGAAAGGCGACGTCATCAGCGTCCCCCCGATGACCGTTCACCAGCATTTCAACACCGGCAAGACGGAGGCCGCCCGTTTCTTTGCCGTGACCACCATCCCCCTGATGGTGAATATAGGTTCCTTTGTCGCCGAACAACTGGAGAACGCCGGCAAAATCTAG
- a CDS encoding class I adenylate-forming enzyme family protein: MSENSVGLYDLSDGRPVTSLTPFPSPLDEYRAAFADRGSVFLNYYTFVGGSIQKRTLTRGEFWSLAESAAAYLSDRGLGKGNRIILGFSANSLYDLVFRLAAMLMGCVPVTINWQADDNEHIIYKTQLTDARVMVYDEGFAGRVEEIKPSLPSVYFLPAANIEDYRSGDSVAYPELNYDDEKMIIFTSGTTGKPKGVSLPHRSYLATRLTFEYYFNISADTPLDLLLVNPLHHTNSSALADWGMRRSGAVVHLLERYTSAYWKILVEVAQHKRGLLITSLVSRHIDFLDSLLGESRLAVDRAEISKALEQTEILIGSAPVGPTTVNRILSFSQKLPHVRFGSTETCLQVMATPTTLSSDGLMEAFQAGWAHSYQGEEAAGYYIGREHYPFTRVKVVKAIDPGSKDYFRACEDGEPGYLVTQGPNVMSGYVGDAQATAEVFREGWYTGLRDIVFTLKNARDRELDYYWLSRDSALLIRGGANYAYEQIAAELSEILLEDFQLQPNHFKLAVVGLRLESEHEDSCCVTIELAGEVVGMEARLKADFMGTATGKVSKGARPDRIRFAPIPLNFKGAVLYPQLKQDFLDYLKNKA, encoded by the coding sequence TTGTCGGAGAATAGTGTCGGTTTATATGATCTCAGCGATGGTCGTCCTGTTACTTCCCTGACCCCCTTTCCCTCCCCTCTGGATGAGTACCGGGCTGCCTTTGCTGACCGGGGTTCTGTCTTTCTTAATTACTATACCTTTGTGGGGGGTAGCATCCAGAAACGTACCCTGACCAGGGGGGAGTTCTGGAGCCTGGCTGAGTCGGCGGCGGCTTATCTCAGCGACCGGGGACTGGGTAAAGGTAACCGTATTATCCTTGGCTTTTCGGCGAATAGTCTCTATGACCTGGTCTTCAGACTGGCGGCGATGCTGATGGGCTGTGTGCCGGTTACCATCAACTGGCAGGCGGATGACAATGAGCACATTATCTACAAGACGCAGCTGACGGATGCCAGAGTGATGGTCTATGATGAGGGCTTCGCCGGCAGGGTGGAGGAGATAAAGCCTTCCCTTCCCTCAGTCTATTTCCTCCCCGCCGCTAACATTGAGGATTACCGGAGCGGTGACTCTGTGGCTTACCCGGAACTCAACTATGATGACGAAAAAATGATCATTTTTACCTCCGGCACTACGGGCAAACCCAAGGGAGTCAGTCTCCCGCACCGCAGCTACCTGGCCACCCGGCTCACCTTTGAATATTATTTCAACATCTCAGCGGACACGCCGCTGGACCTGCTGCTGGTCAATCCCTTGCACCATACGAATTCCTCAGCCCTGGCTGACTGGGGCATGCGGCGCAGCGGGGCGGTTGTCCATCTCCTGGAGCGGTATACCTCGGCTTACTGGAAAATACTGGTCGAGGTAGCCCAGCACAAACGGGGGCTGCTCATTACCTCCCTGGTCTCCCGGCATATCGATTTTCTGGATTCTCTGCTTGGTGAGTCCCGGCTGGCGGTTGACCGGGCTGAGATTAGCAAAGCCCTGGAACAGACCGAGATTCTGATAGGTTCGGCACCCGTCGGCCCGACGACGGTCAACCGCATCCTCAGCTTCAGTCAGAAATTGCCTCACGTCCGTTTCGGGTCGACGGAGACCTGCCTTCAGGTGATGGCTACGCCGACAACATTGTCATCTGACGGGCTTATGGAAGCCTTTCAGGCTGGCTGGGCACATAGCTATCAGGGGGAAGAAGCCGCCGGTTATTATATTGGCAGAGAGCATTACCCGTTTACCCGGGTTAAAGTAGTGAAAGCGATTGATCCGGGGAGCAAGGACTATTTCCGCGCCTGCGAAGACGGCGAGCCCGGCTATTTGGTCACTCAGGGTCCAAATGTGATGAGCGGGTATGTCGGTGATGCTCAGGCCACCGCAGAAGTGTTCCGCGAGGGGTGGTATACAGGCCTGAGGGATATAGTTTTTACCTTGAAGAACGCCAGAGACAGGGAGCTTGATTACTACTGGCTATCACGCGATTCGGCGCTACTGATTCGCGGCGGGGCTAACTATGCCTATGAGCAGATTGCCGCTGAGCTGTCCGAAATCTTGCTCGAAGACTTTCAGTTACAACCCAACCATTTCAAATTGGCCGTGGTTGGTCTCAGGCTGGAAAGCGAGCACGAGGATAGCTGCTGCGTGACCATTGAGCTTGCCGGAGAAGTGGTTGGGATGGAAGCGCGGCTGAAGGCTGATTTCATGGGAACCGCCACGGGAAAGGTGTCCAAAGGCGCCCGCCCTGACCGCATCCGGTTTGCCCCGATTCCCCTGAATTTCAAGGGTGCGGTACTTTATCCCCAGCTAAAGCAGGATTTCCTGGATTATTTAAAAAATAAAGCATAG
- a CDS encoding carbon-nitrogen hydrolase family protein, whose protein sequence is MNDKVKVAGVQMDPKIMANRENLDKILRETRTAAGNGADLVVFPECALPGYVYASREEAIPFMETIPGPGTEKLAACCRELGVHVVVGLLEIDGDRCFNAAVLIGPGGLVGRYRKNHLPFLGIDRFVDRGNEPFRVYNTPIGNIGLHICYDTNFPECARIMTLGGADILVLPTNWPDGRGKIARFVVNSRAFENKVHFVAVDRVGVERGARFLGNSKIVDAWGDTLAEAGKEDEEVIYAELNLEDARQKRMVFKPGEFEMDFISDRSPELYGEITAPRKMETRS, encoded by the coding sequence ATGAATGACAAAGTAAAAGTCGCCGGAGTCCAGATGGACCCTAAAATAATGGCCAACCGGGAGAACCTCGATAAAATACTCAGAGAAACGAGGACTGCGGCCGGTAACGGGGCTGACCTGGTAGTGTTCCCGGAATGCGCCTTGCCCGGCTACGTTTACGCCAGCCGGGAAGAGGCGATACCATTCATGGAGACTATCCCCGGCCCCGGTACCGAGAAACTGGCTGCTTGTTGCCGGGAGCTCGGCGTCCATGTCGTCGTCGGTCTGCTGGAGATAGACGGTGACAGGTGCTTTAATGCTGCCGTCCTCATCGGGCCGGGTGGACTGGTGGGAAGGTACCGCAAAAACCACCTGCCCTTTCTCGGTATAGACCGTTTCGTTGACCGCGGCAATGAGCCGTTCCGGGTGTACAACACCCCGATCGGCAATATCGGTCTGCATATCTGTTACGATACTAACTTTCCCGAGTGCGCCCGGATTATGACGCTGGGGGGTGCGGATATCCTGGTATTGCCGACCAACTGGCCGGACGGTCGGGGAAAGATTGCCAGGTTCGTGGTCAACTCCCGCGCTTTTGAGAACAAGGTGCACTTTGTGGCGGTCGATCGTGTTGGTGTCGAGCGAGGCGCCAGGTTCCTGGGCAATAGCAAAATCGTTGATGCCTGGGGAGATACCCTGGCGGAAGCCGGCAAGGAAGATGAAGAGGTCATTTACGCCGAGCTTAACCTGGAAGACGCCAGACAGAAGCGCATGGTTTTTAAGCCCGGCGAGTTTGAGATGGACTTTATCTCTGACCGGTCTCCGGAGTTATATGGCGAAATCACCGCGCCCAGAAAGATGGAAACCAGGAGCTAA
- a CDS encoding RDD family protein, whose product MENSPATEDTALKPPGKKVCTACGTINYSSSIYCYKCGAELPGQVDDRVEAPGNPAGFWVRSLAFVIDRTFLVIIGVALVVVFTGTSLAEALAQYFDLNRPVSGGEYLIGIGTEITYWTLTTGTWGKTIGKAMLRLKVTRVDGSRLTYARAFARYWAYYVSILTLGLGFIAIALSSKKRGFHDFICDTKVSKQEV is encoded by the coding sequence TTGGAAAATAGCCCGGCAACCGAAGACACGGCGCTGAAACCTCCGGGTAAGAAAGTTTGCACTGCCTGCGGTACCATAAATTACTCCTCCTCCATCTATTGTTATAAATGTGGCGCGGAGCTGCCGGGCCAGGTCGATGACAGGGTAGAGGCGCCGGGAAATCCGGCCGGCTTCTGGGTAAGGTCCCTGGCATTTGTTATTGACCGGACATTCCTGGTGATAATCGGGGTCGCGCTTGTTGTAGTCTTTACCGGAACATCACTGGCAGAAGCACTGGCACAGTATTTTGACCTCAATAGGCCGGTTTCCGGAGGTGAATATCTGATTGGCATCGGCACTGAGATTACCTACTGGACACTGACAACAGGCACCTGGGGGAAGACTATCGGGAAGGCGATGCTGCGTCTCAAAGTCACCAGAGTTGACGGTTCCAGGCTTACCTATGCCCGCGCCTTTGCCAGGTACTGGGCATATTACGTATCCATACTCACACTGGGCCTCGGCTTTATCGCCATTGCTCTCAGCTCTAAGAAGAGAGGGTTCCATGACTTCATCTGCGATACCAAGGTATCAAAGCAGGAAGTATAG